The Ensifer adhaerens genome contains a region encoding:
- a CDS encoding GlxA family transcriptional regulator — MTKRPENEPAEIGIVVYPRALMSAIHGLTDMFQVASMQSVEQSGRDAPQIRISHWKLQEDGSVSKSRDTHEGPSSGLVALILPPTLSDLPVGDRIGALPAFVREQHQRGATICSVCGGAYLLAESGLATGRTITTHWSHQDLISNRYSDIRVDTDRLLIDEGDIITAGGMMAWIDLGLKLVDRFLGTDVMLATARYMIIDPGAREQSYYSVFAPKLDHGDTIILKIQHWLHGANTKGVTLQMMADRAGLGDRTFLRRFQKATGFNPTEYCQRLRIAKSRDLLERSHLSIEQVAWQSGYDDTNAYRKIFRKILGLSPKEYRLRFSVSESVRTLGAPANPIPAV; from the coding sequence GTGACAAAACGACCCGAAAACGAGCCGGCGGAGATCGGCATCGTCGTCTATCCCCGCGCCCTGATGTCGGCGATCCATGGGCTGACCGACATGTTCCAGGTGGCGAGCATGCAGTCGGTGGAGCAAAGCGGCAGAGACGCGCCGCAAATCCGCATCAGCCACTGGAAACTTCAGGAAGATGGCTCGGTGTCGAAATCGCGCGACACCCACGAAGGCCCCTCCTCGGGCCTTGTGGCCCTGATCCTGCCGCCGACGCTCTCCGATCTGCCGGTCGGCGATCGCATCGGTGCCCTGCCCGCCTTCGTGCGCGAACAGCATCAACGCGGCGCGACGATCTGCTCCGTCTGCGGCGGCGCCTATCTGCTGGCAGAGTCCGGCCTCGCCACCGGTCGCACCATCACCACCCATTGGTCGCATCAGGACCTGATCTCCAACCGCTACAGCGACATCCGCGTCGACACCGACAGGCTGCTGATCGACGAAGGCGACATCATCACCGCCGGCGGCATGATGGCCTGGATCGACCTCGGCCTGAAACTCGTCGACCGGTTCCTCGGAACCGACGTCATGCTGGCAACCGCACGCTACATGATCATCGACCCCGGCGCGCGCGAGCAGAGCTATTACAGCGTCTTCGCCCCGAAGCTCGATCACGGCGACACGATCATCCTGAAGATCCAGCACTGGCTGCACGGCGCCAACACCAAGGGCGTGACGCTGCAGATGATGGCCGACCGCGCCGGTCTCGGCGACCGCACCTTCCTGCGCCGTTTCCAGAAGGCGACCGGCTTCAACCCGACCGAATATTGCCAGCGGCTACGGATCGCCAAATCCCGCGATCTGCTGGAGCGCTCACATCTCTCGATCGAGCAGGTTGCCTGGCAAAGCGGCTATGACGACACCAACGCCTATCGCAAGATCTTCCGCAAGATCCTGGGTCTCTCACCGAAGGAGTATCGCCTTCGCTTCTCGGTTTCGGAGAGCGTCCGCACTTTGGGCGCTCCGGCAAATCCGATACCGGCCGTGTGA
- a CDS encoding MBL fold metallo-hydrolase, with protein sequence MTSSHNPTDVSGPGRREFLAGTSALAASALLPKGAYAADIKRFRHGGFDISVVSDGFIMLPVSIVLPDATAEERPEIMRRLGGTPEKAPFHTNIPVIRTGDDLIVVDDGSGTRFQESAGKLHANLLAAGIDPSAVTKVVLTHAHPDHAGGTVGADGTLAFPNAQYFVSEGEWRFWTDPNFEKTMPQVLHGFAKGAQRDLFAVKDRLTLVKPGDEIVSGMQVLDTRGHTPGHISLQLSGGDGAGHEGLVITGDAVTSNIVFFEHPDWHFGFDTDAELALKNRKALIDRAASERLALLGYHWAYPGIGRAERNGAAYRFVAAG encoded by the coding sequence ATGACCTCTTCCCACAATCCCACCGACGTCTCCGGCCCCGGCCGTCGTGAATTCCTTGCAGGCACCAGTGCGCTTGCAGCCTCCGCCCTGCTGCCGAAAGGTGCCTATGCCGCAGATATCAAACGTTTCCGGCATGGCGGCTTCGATATTTCCGTCGTCAGCGACGGCTTCATCATGCTGCCGGTCAGCATCGTGCTGCCGGATGCAACGGCGGAAGAGCGGCCGGAGATCATGCGCCGGCTTGGCGGCACTCCCGAAAAGGCGCCGTTTCACACCAATATTCCGGTCATTCGCACTGGCGACGATCTGATCGTGGTCGACGACGGCTCGGGCACACGTTTCCAGGAGAGCGCCGGCAAGCTTCACGCCAATCTGCTTGCGGCCGGCATCGACCCGAGTGCGGTGACGAAGGTGGTGCTGACGCATGCCCATCCTGACCATGCGGGCGGCACCGTTGGCGCCGACGGCACGCTCGCCTTTCCGAATGCGCAGTACTTCGTTTCGGAGGGGGAATGGCGGTTCTGGACCGATCCCAACTTCGAAAAGACCATGCCGCAGGTGCTTCATGGCTTTGCCAAGGGTGCGCAGCGCGATCTCTTTGCGGTCAAGGACCGGCTGACCCTGGTGAAGCCCGGCGACGAAATCGTCAGCGGCATGCAGGTGCTCGACACGCGGGGCCACACACCCGGTCATATCTCGCTTCAGCTTTCCGGCGGTGACGGCGCCGGACATGAGGGCTTGGTGATCACGGGCGATGCGGTCACCAGCAACATCGTCTTCTTTGAGCACCCCGACTGGCATTTCGGCTTCGACACGGATGCGGAGCTGGCCTTGAAGAACCGCAAGGCCCTGATCGACCGGGCCGCGTCGGAGCGGCTGGCGCTGCTTGGCTATCATTGGGCCTATCCGGGGATCGGGCGGGCGGAGCGCAACGGGGCGGCCTATCGCTTCGTGGCGGCGGGGTGA
- a CDS encoding alpha/beta fold hydrolase yields MTQAKAVSASVSNGISRRTVLSAAFGAAATVAAVNAMNTPAKAASNTATTAGASGTKGANTMGSRIITRDGVEIYYKDWGPKDGPVVVLSHGWPLSSDSWEAQAFHLAANGFRVVTHDRRGHGRSSQPWDGNDMDHYADDLADLINALDLKGIFLAGFSTGGGEISRYIGRHGTSRIARAGLISAVPPLMVKTDKNPGGLPKEVFDGLQAASLKDRSKLYRDIASGPFFGFNRPGAVASQGMIDSFWLQGMMGGHKNTYDSIVAFSQTDFTEDLKKFDVPTLIIHGDDDQIVPIDAAARASKTLVPHAELKVYAGAPHGITDTHKDQLNADLLAFAKA; encoded by the coding sequence ATGACACAGGCAAAAGCAGTTTCCGCAAGCGTTTCCAACGGCATCTCCCGCCGCACGGTTCTCTCGGCCGCCTTTGGCGCTGCCGCGACGGTAGCCGCGGTCAATGCCATGAACACGCCGGCCAAGGCCGCATCCAACACCGCAACAACCGCCGGCGCGTCCGGCACTAAGGGAGCAAACACCATGGGCAGCCGCATCATCACCCGCGATGGCGTCGAGATCTATTACAAGGACTGGGGTCCGAAGGATGGCCCGGTCGTCGTGCTCAGCCACGGCTGGCCGCTGTCGTCAGACAGCTGGGAAGCGCAGGCCTTCCACCTTGCCGCCAACGGCTTCCGCGTCGTCACCCATGACCGCCGCGGCCACGGCCGCTCGTCGCAGCCCTGGGACGGCAACGACATGGACCACTATGCCGACGACCTCGCGGATCTGATCAACGCGCTCGATCTGAAGGGGATCTTCCTTGCCGGGTTTTCGACTGGCGGCGGTGAGATCAGCCGCTATATCGGCCGCCACGGCACCAGCCGGATCGCCAGGGCCGGTTTGATCTCGGCCGTGCCGCCGCTGATGGTCAAGACCGACAAGAACCCCGGCGGCCTGCCGAAGGAAGTCTTCGATGGCCTGCAGGCGGCAAGCCTGAAGGATCGCTCGAAGCTCTACCGCGACATCGCGTCCGGTCCGTTCTTCGGCTTCAACCGCCCGGGCGCGGTCGCCTCTCAGGGCATGATCGACAGCTTCTGGCTGCAGGGCATGATGGGGGGACACAAGAACACCTATGACTCGATCGTCGCCTTCTCGCAGACCGACTTTACCGAGGACCTGAAGAAGTTCGACGTGCCGACGCTGATCATCCATGGCGACGACGACCAGATCGTGCCGATCGATGCGGCTGCACGGGCCTCGAAGACGCTGGTGCCGCATGCGGAGCTCAAGGTCTATGCCGGCGCACCGCACGGCATCACCGACACCCACAAGGACCAGCTCAACGCCGACCTGCTCGCCTTCGCCAAGGCCTGA
- a CDS encoding portal protein: MAAMTKPELTELVGQLVRDCEDYRDQLSAARIRAMEYYDGVMADVPAEANRSKVVSRDVRAAVKKVLPSLIRTVLGNDKVVEYQPVNQGDEAGAEQATDYINYIVFPESDGYDAVQDAAHDALKLGNGVIRWWYEKRKSVEVSTHSGLDEAALVQLIADDTVEVLEQAQSVERIELPTGSVEQPVFAVKIRRTAERGATRLAAVPLEEFLVHPDAIAIDDSPIAGIKRRMRRSDLIAMGYDRDLVEGFALAGNTDGEDEEFARRRGIFGDGEETAKALQEVDYYELYVKVDADDDGIAELRRLIFAGGTGADNLLEDAEWDEVPFADLITERRPHQREGNAITDDMAEIQRVKTVLLRQTLDNLYWQNNQQPIVQEGMIQNPESVLNPKFGQPIRVGQGVDVRGAVGYTAVPFVARESFSMLGYLDQEATDRTGISDASSGMAPDALQNMTAKATALVEQAGIGQTELMVRTFAQGLRRVFKGVLGLTIKHQDRPRAVRLRGKWVTFDPRHWNAGMDATVNTGLGAGTRERDMLMIQMIQQLQEKLLTTLGPDNPYVSPDNLYNGIAKTVEAAGLKSPDLYFTKPTPEDIQRRMVDITSLVASSA; the protein is encoded by the coding sequence ATGGCAGCGATGACGAAACCGGAACTGACGGAGCTCGTGGGCCAGCTCGTCAGGGATTGCGAGGATTATCGCGACCAGCTTTCCGCGGCGCGTATCAGGGCGATGGAATATTACGACGGCGTGATGGCCGACGTGCCGGCGGAAGCAAACCGCTCCAAGGTGGTTTCGCGCGATGTGCGGGCGGCGGTGAAGAAGGTGCTGCCTTCGCTCATCCGCACCGTGCTCGGCAATGACAAGGTGGTGGAATACCAGCCGGTCAACCAGGGCGACGAGGCCGGCGCCGAGCAGGCGACCGACTATATCAACTACATCGTCTTTCCCGAAAGCGACGGCTACGACGCGGTGCAGGATGCCGCGCACGACGCGCTGAAGCTCGGCAACGGGGTGATCCGCTGGTGGTACGAGAAGAGAAAAAGCGTCGAGGTTTCGACCCATAGCGGGCTCGACGAGGCAGCCCTGGTGCAGCTCATTGCCGACGACACGGTGGAGGTGCTGGAACAGGCGCAATCGGTCGAGCGGATCGAGCTGCCGACGGGATCTGTCGAGCAGCCGGTCTTTGCCGTGAAGATCCGCCGCACGGCGGAGCGCGGGGCGACAAGGCTGGCCGCCGTGCCGCTCGAAGAATTCCTCGTTCATCCGGACGCGATCGCGATCGACGACAGCCCGATTGCCGGGATCAAGCGGCGGATGCGCCGCTCCGATCTGATCGCCATGGGCTATGACCGTGATCTCGTCGAAGGCTTTGCCCTTGCCGGCAATACCGACGGCGAGGACGAGGAATTTGCCCGAAGGCGTGGCATCTTCGGCGATGGCGAGGAGACGGCAAAGGCGCTGCAGGAGGTCGACTACTACGAGCTCTATGTGAAGGTGGATGCGGACGATGACGGCATTGCGGAGCTGCGCCGCCTGATCTTTGCCGGCGGCACCGGGGCCGACAACCTGCTTGAGGATGCGGAATGGGACGAGGTGCCTTTTGCCGATCTCATCACCGAGCGGCGGCCGCACCAGCGCGAGGGCAATGCGATCACCGACGACATGGCGGAGATCCAGCGGGTGAAGACCGTGCTCCTGCGCCAGACGCTCGACAATCTCTACTGGCAGAACAACCAGCAGCCGATTGTGCAGGAAGGGATGATCCAGAACCCGGAGTCGGTGCTGAACCCAAAATTCGGCCAGCCGATCCGCGTCGGCCAGGGCGTCGATGTGCGCGGCGCCGTCGGCTATACGGCGGTGCCGTTCGTGGCGCGCGAATCCTTCTCCATGCTCGGCTATCTCGACCAGGAGGCGACTGACCGGACCGGGATTTCCGATGCGTCGAGCGGCATGGCGCCGGATGCGCTGCAGAACATGACGGCGAAGGCGACCGCACTCGTCGAACAGGCGGGCATCGGCCAGACGGAACTGATGGTGCGCACCTTTGCGCAGGGGCTGAGGCGGGTGTTCAAGGGGGTGCTCGGGCTTACCATCAAGCATCAGGACCGGCCGCGGGCGGTGCGTCTGCGCGGCAAATGGGTGACCTTCGACCCGCGCCACTGGAACGCCGGCATGGATGCGACCGTCAACACCGGGCTCGGTGCGGGCACCCGCGAGCGCGACATGCTGATGATCCAGATGATCCAGCAATTGCAGGAAAAGCTGCTGACGACGCTCGGGCCGGACAACCCTTACGTCTCGCCCGACAACCTCTACAACGGCATTGCCAAGACCGTGGAGGCGGCGGGGCTGAAATCGCCTGACCTCTACTTCACCAAGCCGACGCCCGAGGACATCCAGAGGCGGATGGTGGACATTACTTCACTGGTGGCATCATCGGCGTAG
- a CDS encoding SRPBCC family protein produces the protein MSPKPTGHVSGNDLILTRTFHAPVADVWTSVTKSESTALWFGRWEGVAGPGKTVRLQLLHEKSQPWTDVLIEECAAPHRLVVVMKDDAGEWRIALTFTQTGDTTELRLVQHLSDPKLAGDVGPGWEYYLDMLVAARAGKALPSFSDYYPAQKAHFLEGV, from the coding sequence ATGAGCCCCAAGCCCACCGGCCACGTCAGTGGCAATGACCTGATCCTGACGCGCACGTTTCATGCACCCGTCGCCGACGTCTGGACGAGCGTGACAAAGTCCGAGAGCACCGCGCTCTGGTTCGGCCGCTGGGAAGGCGTAGCGGGGCCCGGCAAGACCGTGCGGCTGCAACTGCTCCATGAGAAAAGCCAGCCATGGACGGATGTCCTGATCGAGGAGTGCGCCGCGCCGCACCGCCTGGTCGTGGTGATGAAGGATGACGCCGGCGAGTGGCGCATCGCGTTGACGTTTACGCAGACGGGCGACACGACGGAGCTGCGCCTGGTTCAACATCTGAGCGACCCGAAACTCGCAGGCGACGTCGGGCCGGGCTGGGAATATTACCTCGATATGCTGGTCGCCGCGCGCGCCGGCAAGGCTTTGCCGTCATTTTCAGACTATTATCCGGCGCAGAAAGCGCACTTTCTGGAAGGCGTCTAG
- a CDS encoding RidA family protein, whose protein sequence is MSLEQVVTQPDPYAPFLLSQAIKANGFVFVSGQAAIGDDGKLVGVGDFDRQAEQAFRNLERALKAADSGLDKIVKVTIFLRSMENFAKIIELRRTWFSAPYPADSIIEVSSLYSPDALIEIEAIALDGGK, encoded by the coding sequence ATGTCTCTCGAACAGGTCGTCACCCAGCCGGATCCCTACGCGCCCTTCCTGCTTTCCCAGGCGATCAAGGCCAATGGCTTCGTCTTCGTCTCCGGTCAGGCGGCAATCGGCGACGACGGCAAGCTCGTCGGCGTCGGTGACTTCGACCGCCAGGCCGAACAGGCGTTCCGCAATCTCGAGCGGGCGCTCAAGGCGGCGGACTCTGGGTTAGACAAGATCGTCAAGGTCACGATCTTCCTGCGCTCCATGGAGAATTTCGCCAAGATCATCGAGCTGCGCCGCACGTGGTTTTCCGCCCCCTATCCCGCCGACAGCATCATCGAGGTCTCCTCGCTCTATTCGCCAGACGCGCTGATCGAGATCGAAGCGATCGCGCTCGATGGAGGCAAGTGA
- a CDS encoding DUF1515 family protein has protein sequence MSLAEIDIVVHRQLGELVAGMRGLQESIHRIEDGARRAEDKSAASQASVHRRMDELAERVNELEASASAIGAEISDMKPVTDDVRRWKLMGIGALGVTGIAAMALGVSFAEAIRRIVFVIAGRA, from the coding sequence ATGTCGCTGGCTGAAATCGATATCGTTGTTCATCGCCAGTTGGGAGAACTGGTTGCCGGCATGCGCGGCCTGCAGGAGTCCATTCATCGGATCGAGGATGGCGCGAGGCGGGCGGAGGATAAATCTGCCGCCAGTCAAGCCAGCGTTCACCGGCGCATGGATGAACTCGCTGAGCGGGTCAACGAACTGGAAGCGTCGGCTTCCGCTATCGGTGCCGAAATCTCCGATATGAAGCCGGTGACCGATGACGTCAGGCGGTGGAAGCTCATGGGTATTGGCGCACTAGGAGTGACGGGAATTGCTGCGATGGCTCTCGGTGTCAGTTTTGCCGAAGCGATCCGGCGGATCGTGTTCGTGATTGCCGGAAGAGCCTAG
- a CDS encoding LysR substrate-binding domain-containing protein gives MRKLPPLGALRVFEAAARRMSFKLAAEELNVSATAVSHQIRQLEEMLETKLFERGTRQVRLTTAGQVLFPVLRDGLDRFEQAIADMRRQEASKVARLTSTVAFVAKRLAPLAGSFREAYPEWTLRLDASHRMVDLEVDADAAIRLGGGDYPGLVTEPLFADRFAPVCVPRLAPASAADLKHATLIHYDWGTLRRHDARAPVWRQWLERAGATDVEAGAGLSFTDEIHAVQSAIAGQGIALLSLTLVAEELASGILVQPFDLTLESDRYDLVYSPRMADRPATRVLRDWVHAQFSGDA, from the coding sequence ATGAGGAAGTTGCCGCCGCTCGGCGCACTCAGGGTCTTTGAAGCGGCCGCCCGGCGGATGAGCTTCAAGCTGGCGGCCGAGGAACTGAACGTCTCGGCCACTGCCGTCAGCCACCAGATCCGCCAGCTGGAGGAGATGCTGGAGACCAAGCTCTTCGAACGAGGGACGCGGCAGGTCCGGCTGACCACTGCGGGACAGGTGCTCTTTCCGGTGCTGCGTGATGGCCTCGACCGTTTCGAGCAGGCGATCGCCGACATGCGCCGGCAGGAGGCGAGCAAGGTGGCGCGGTTGACGTCCACCGTCGCCTTCGTCGCCAAGCGCCTGGCGCCGCTTGCCGGTTCCTTCCGCGAAGCCTATCCCGAGTGGACGCTGAGGCTGGACGCCTCCCACCGGATGGTCGATCTGGAGGTGGATGCGGATGCTGCGATCCGCCTTGGCGGCGGTGATTATCCGGGCCTCGTCACCGAACCGCTGTTCGCCGATCGTTTCGCCCCGGTTTGCGTGCCGCGACTGGCGCCGGCCAGTGCCGCGGACCTCAAGCACGCGACGCTCATCCACTACGATTGGGGCACGCTGCGCCGCCACGATGCGCGCGCGCCGGTCTGGCGGCAATGGCTGGAACGGGCTGGCGCCACCGATGTCGAGGCCGGCGCGGGGCTTTCCTTTACCGACGAGATCCATGCCGTGCAGTCGGCCATCGCCGGGCAGGGAATTGCCCTCTTGAGCCTCACGCTGGTCGCCGAGGAGCTTGCCTCCGGCATTCTCGTCCAGCCGTTCGACCTGACGCTGGAAAGCGACCGATACGACCTGGTCTACAGTCCGCGCATGGCGGACCGGCCAGCGACCCGCGTGCTTCGCGATTGGGTGCACGCGCAGTTCAGCGGCGATGCCTGA
- a CDS encoding NADH:flavin oxidoreductase: MNAPFGIASPAFTGTRLKGLDFANRLSVAPMTRISATAAGAPGERMQHYYQRFARGGFSLITTEGIYTDKAYSQTYKDQPGLTDREQALAWRPIVEAVHAEGGRIFAQLMHGGALAQGNPHRPETVGPSAVRPKGSQLTGYHGDGPYALPREISDAEIAEAIEGFACAARLAIEVAGFDGIEIHGANGYLLDQFFTDFSNRRADRWGGDIVERLGLSLEVLKAVRVAIGPDVPLGLRLSQSKVNDFRHKWAEREQGAARVFEALAESPADFVHVTEFEAWKPAFEGGDASLVSLARRHAPRLFIIANGSLHDLDRAEEVMEAGADMIALGRGALVNPDWPQLTAKRTALRPFDLPFLAPISDIKDSELAL, encoded by the coding sequence ATGAACGCACCGTTTGGCATCGCGTCCCCCGCCTTCACCGGCACCCGTCTCAAGGGGCTTGATTTCGCCAATCGCCTGTCCGTGGCGCCGATGACCCGCATCAGCGCCACGGCGGCCGGCGCGCCCGGCGAGCGCATGCAGCACTATTACCAGCGCTTCGCCCGCGGCGGCTTCAGCCTGATCACGACCGAGGGCATCTACACCGACAAGGCCTATTCCCAAACCTACAAGGACCAGCCGGGCCTGACCGATCGGGAACAGGCTCTCGCCTGGCGACCGATCGTCGAGGCCGTTCATGCGGAAGGCGGGCGCATCTTCGCGCAGCTCATGCATGGCGGCGCGCTGGCGCAGGGTAACCCGCACAGGCCCGAGACGGTAGGCCCCTCCGCCGTCCGGCCGAAGGGCAGCCAGTTGACCGGTTATCACGGCGACGGCCCCTATGCCCTGCCGCGCGAGATCAGCGATGCCGAAATCGCCGAGGCGATCGAAGGCTTCGCCTGTGCCGCCCGGCTTGCAATCGAGGTTGCCGGTTTCGACGGCATCGAGATCCACGGCGCCAACGGCTATCTGCTCGATCAGTTCTTCACGGACTTTTCGAACCGGCGGGCGGATCGCTGGGGTGGAGATATCGTTGAGCGGCTCGGCCTGTCACTCGAAGTGCTGAAGGCAGTGCGCGTGGCGATCGGCCCCGACGTCCCGTTGGGGCTGCGGCTCTCCCAGAGTAAGGTCAACGACTTCAGGCACAAATGGGCAGAACGCGAACAAGGTGCAGCCCGCGTGTTCGAGGCGCTCGCCGAAAGCCCGGCAGACTTCGTGCACGTGACCGAGTTCGAAGCCTGGAAGCCGGCCTTCGAGGGCGGCGACGCCTCGCTCGTTTCCCTCGCCCGCCGCCACGCGCCGCGCCTGTTCATCATCGCCAACGGCAGCCTGCACGATCTTGACCGCGCCGAGGAGGTGATGGAAGCCGGTGCCGACATGATCGCGCTTGGCCGCGGCGCGCTCGTCAATCCCGACTGGCCACAGCTCACCGCGAAACGCACCGCTCTGCGTCCGTTCGACCTGCCGTTCCTTGCGCCGATCAGCGATATCAAGGACAGCGAACTGGCTCTCTGA
- a CDS encoding SLC13 family permease, whose product MTAEQSLAFLVIGAMMVFFIWGRFRYDVIACSALMLAVAVGIVPYDHAFDGFSDDIVIIVGSALIVSAGVARSGIVDAAIQRFLPNISSVRAQLALLVITVTVLSAFIKNIGALAIMLPVAFQFARRSNVQPSVFLMPMAFGSLIGGLMTQVGTSPNIVVSRVRQELTGESFTMFDFTPVGATLALVGCIFLLFAYKLVPQRSSSQVSVHSAIEITDYTSEAVVAAGSPAIGKALSNLVKLGDGGAVVIAIFRRGLHLAPLPDVTLEAEDILIFEGGPGALDRIVSQGKLKIAGDRAPHGREKAGDEIEAIEAVVGSGSPLEGMSAQRLALFNTHNINLLAVSRQGERLKQRLGSIRLRAGDIIVLQGARRELTLFLQEFGCLPLAQREILLGTTRKAPLPLLVLAAAMGSTAVGLVPVPIAFFAAALAMVVFRIIPLRDFYRSVDGPILVMLAALIPVSDSLRTTGGTDVIAAWLGTVAAGLPPAGALTIILLAAMAVTPFLNNAATVLVMAPIAASFAGALGYKPEAFLMAVAIGAGCDFLTPIGHQCNTLVMGPGGYKFSDYPRLGLPLSVVIVIVSIPTLMLVWPLR is encoded by the coding sequence ATGACCGCCGAACAGTCTCTCGCGTTTCTCGTCATCGGCGCCATGATGGTCTTCTTTATCTGGGGGCGGTTTCGATACGACGTGATCGCCTGTTCGGCGCTGATGCTGGCGGTCGCCGTCGGCATCGTGCCTTACGATCATGCCTTCGATGGTTTCAGCGACGACATCGTCATCATCGTCGGCAGCGCCCTGATCGTCAGCGCCGGGGTGGCGCGCTCGGGGATCGTCGACGCCGCCATCCAGCGGTTCCTGCCGAACATCTCGTCGGTCCGGGCCCAGCTCGCACTGCTGGTCATCACGGTGACAGTGCTTTCCGCCTTCATCAAGAACATCGGGGCGCTGGCAATCATGCTGCCGGTCGCCTTCCAGTTTGCCCGGCGGTCGAATGTCCAGCCTTCGGTCTTCCTGATGCCGATGGCCTTCGGCTCGTTGATCGGTGGGCTGATGACCCAGGTCGGCACGTCGCCGAACATCGTCGTCTCACGGGTGCGCCAGGAGCTGACCGGCGAGAGCTTCACGATGTTCGACTTCACGCCCGTCGGCGCGACGCTGGCGCTGGTCGGCTGCATCTTCCTGCTCTTTGCCTACAAGCTGGTGCCGCAGCGCTCCAGCAGCCAGGTCTCCGTCCATTCGGCGATCGAGATCACCGATTATACGTCCGAGGCGGTTGTTGCCGCCGGTTCGCCGGCGATCGGCAAGGCGCTCAGCAATCTGGTGAAACTGGGCGACGGCGGCGCCGTCGTCATCGCCATCTTTCGCCGCGGCCTGCATCTGGCGCCGCTTCCCGACGTTACCCTCGAAGCCGAGGACATCCTGATTTTTGAAGGCGGTCCGGGAGCGCTCGATCGCATCGTCTCGCAAGGCAAGCTGAAGATTGCCGGCGACCGCGCGCCGCATGGGCGGGAAAAGGCCGGGGACGAGATCGAGGCGATCGAAGCTGTCGTCGGCAGCGGTTCGCCGCTCGAGGGCATGTCGGCACAGCGCCTGGCGCTGTTCAACACCCACAACATCAACCTGCTCGCCGTCAGCCGCCAGGGCGAGAGGCTGAAGCAGCGGCTCGGCAGCATTCGCTTGAGGGCAGGCGACATCATTGTGCTGCAGGGCGCGCGGCGCGAACTGACGCTCTTCCTGCAGGAGTTCGGCTGCCTGCCGCTGGCGCAGCGCGAGATCCTGCTTGGCACGACGCGAAAGGCACCGCTGCCGCTTCTGGTTCTGGCGGCCGCGATGGGCTCAACGGCAGTTGGACTTGTGCCGGTGCCGATCGCCTTTTTCGCGGCGGCCCTCGCCATGGTCGTCTTCCGCATCATCCCCTTGCGCGATTTTTATCGCTCGGTCGATGGGCCGATCCTGGTGATGCTGGCGGCGCTGATCCCGGTGAGCGATTCCTTGCGCACGACCGGGGGCACCGATGTCATTGCGGCCTGGCTCGGCACGGTTGCCGCAGGCCTGCCGCCGGCCGGCGCGCTGACGATCATCCTGCTTGCCGCCATGGCGGTGACGCCGTTCCTCAACAATGCCGCCACCGTGCTCGTTATGGCGCCGATCGCCGCGAGTTTCGCCGGCGCGCTCGGCTACAAGCCGGAAGCCTTCCTGATGGCAGTTGCCATCGGCGCCGGCTGCGATTTCCTCACGCCCATCGGCCACCAGTGCAACACGCTGGTCATGGGGCCGGGCGGCTACAAGTTCAGCGACTATCCGCGCCTCGGCCTTCCGCTGTCGGTGGTGATCGTGATCGTCAGCATCCCGACACTGATGCTGGTGTGGCCGCTGCGCTAG